A stretch of the Marivirga tractuosa DSM 4126 genome encodes the following:
- a CDS encoding T9SS type A sorting domain-containing protein, with product MKKYYLYYLIFFCFISLGGLYFYTANVSEQSTYSVKTKEEIWSTKKTKVKSGKEAYMKPDGFIEYYNSVSKRVDQKTSDYANGYRFKELSKSIKKSAQARKSSLNAEFKSRGPGNVGGRTRAIAIDPDDATNCTWIAGAASGGLWKTTDCGDSWVNISPDLPNLSTNSIAQAVSNPDVIYVGTGEVFAGNTTFVRGEGIYKSTDRGENWALLPSTTDSDVFQSVNRIQVDPTNENILVIATNKGVLKSSDGGDSWNIQYESPAGIGATYRAVQDLQVDPNDFSVQYAGVNGLGIIKSNDAGETWDISSDGISEGIRFEVAVSPSDPNIVYTSTYSGSTTFLYFSEDKGENWVLANDPNYNTDFLGGQGWYDNTVAVNPYNPYEVFVGGVSIGKYEVDPNDVSESDRDFIGVEVESSVLFDFVSFNDQLANGGTLDIGSGNNSPSEDPVTVEIRFGGDNSQMAHRFTVPEGETSGVPIANYAYQDFVEVPFEIWDIENNRQLAFSFRDQENDGVFNLNKRSDSDSDLSNAREYFYIHDVTYEESPNENIAQDGAVEYANMYYFWPVLNENAEWDSNNLQESTVRLKYGSTLTAAAKAVAVYDAYGSYEGQNQNNLHPDHHHLTMIKMNDASETFMIVNGNDGGLGISSNSGGVIDQITDGYVTTQFYGADKKPGEEKYIGGTQDNGTWVSSGTTVDETNAYNFVIGGDGFEVLWHPIDTDLVLGSIYNNQIRKSTNGGQSFSPSASGITSNDGPFITRLAGSVDSPNTVYAIGAEGVYKSTDFGSTWTMKTIDQTGWGGNASASDVEVSKANSDIVWAGAGMIDTNTKYNFFVSTDAGETYTAVNNYSPLPNTSSTGIYTHPTDENTAYALFSRANFPKILKTTDLGQSWEDISGFEGNNGVSDRGFPDVFVHSLLVMPFDTDIIWAGTEIGLYESLDGGLSWNIRNDIPAVSIWSMKIVDDEVVLGTHGRGIWTATIEDLAEYTLTVASFDYLGFGEGEISLNLPVSYDQVKVLINGEETALVDNPQEGEIDVPITDFNQFSGAEIQIIGVIQGNEFPSNKFPIEAINVAPEILNFETSKEGAVYPVTIELENNEFFDRVEVLFDDQLVHTDQQNLTRNDAKRIIQFDYEDQGEFQLKIKAFLNGSEFVSLANLNVVTSNIRSEDNAIKVYPNPTASYLNISSNTIAVDVIKIYNSKGVQVNKIDVNTNAKNTQLDLSLLNQGVYLIQIVGQDGKMLTKRIIKE from the coding sequence ATGAAAAAATATTACCTCTACTATTTAATTTTCTTCTGTTTCATTTCATTAGGCGGGTTATACTTCTACACAGCTAATGTTTCGGAGCAGTCTACTTATTCTGTCAAGACCAAGGAGGAAATTTGGTCTACCAAAAAGACTAAAGTAAAGTCAGGGAAAGAAGCTTATATGAAACCTGACGGATTCATTGAATATTACAATTCAGTTTCTAAGAGGGTAGATCAAAAAACCTCTGATTATGCTAATGGATATCGCTTTAAGGAGCTTTCTAAATCAATTAAAAAATCCGCTCAAGCTAGAAAATCAAGCTTAAATGCAGAATTTAAATCGAGAGGACCTGGAAATGTAGGCGGTAGAACTCGAGCAATTGCTATTGATCCTGATGATGCTACTAATTGTACCTGGATAGCTGGGGCAGCAAGCGGTGGTCTTTGGAAAACAACTGATTGCGGTGATAGTTGGGTGAATATTTCACCTGATTTACCTAATTTATCTACTAATTCTATAGCTCAGGCTGTATCAAATCCAGATGTAATTTATGTAGGTACTGGTGAAGTTTTTGCTGGTAATACTACATTTGTAAGAGGAGAAGGAATCTATAAATCAACGGATCGAGGAGAGAATTGGGCTTTACTTCCTTCTACGACCGATTCTGATGTTTTTCAATCAGTAAATAGAATTCAAGTTGATCCTACTAATGAAAACATTCTAGTTATAGCTACTAATAAAGGTGTGTTAAAATCTAGTGATGGAGGTGATTCATGGAATATTCAATATGAATCGCCAGCTGGAATAGGAGCAACTTACCGCGCAGTTCAAGATTTGCAAGTTGACCCCAATGATTTTAGTGTTCAATATGCAGGGGTTAATGGATTAGGTATTATAAAGTCAAATGATGCTGGAGAAACCTGGGATATTTCTTCAGATGGAATTTCTGAAGGTATACGATTTGAGGTTGCTGTTTCACCAAGTGATCCAAATATAGTTTACACCTCAACTTATTCTGGTTCCACTACTTTTTTATACTTTTCAGAAGATAAAGGAGAAAACTGGGTGCTAGCAAATGACCCTAACTACAATACTGATTTCTTGGGTGGACAGGGTTGGTATGATAATACCGTGGCTGTTAATCCATACAATCCTTATGAAGTTTTTGTTGGTGGAGTCAGTATTGGAAAATATGAGGTTGATCCTAACGATGTGAGTGAATCTGATAGAGATTTTATTGGTGTTGAAGTGGAATCATCGGTATTGTTTGACTTCGTTTCTTTTAATGATCAATTGGCTAATGGTGGAACATTAGATATAGGCAGCGGAAATAATAGTCCATCAGAAGATCCCGTAACTGTTGAAATTAGGTTCGGGGGCGACAATAGTCAAATGGCTCATCGTTTTACTGTTCCTGAAGGAGAGACTTCAGGTGTGCCCATAGCAAATTATGCATATCAGGATTTTGTTGAGGTTCCTTTTGAGATTTGGGATATAGAGAATAATAGACAATTAGCTTTTTCTTTTAGAGATCAAGAAAACGATGGTGTTTTTAACTTGAATAAGAGGTCTGATTCTGATTCTGACTTGAGTAATGCTAGAGAATATTTTTATATTCATGATGTTACTTATGAGGAAAGCCCTAATGAAAATATTGCTCAAGATGGAGCTGTGGAATATGCGAATATGTATTATTTCTGGCCTGTTTTGAATGAAAATGCAGAATGGGATTCAAATAATTTACAGGAGTCTACAGTTCGACTAAAATATGGTTCAACTCTTACCGCAGCCGCAAAAGCTGTTGCTGTTTATGATGCATATGGAAGCTATGAAGGGCAAAATCAAAATAATCTTCATCCAGATCATCATCATTTAACTATGATAAAAATGAATGATGCTAGTGAGACTTTTATGATAGTAAATGGAAACGATGGTGGGTTAGGAATTTCTTCCAATAGTGGTGGCGTAATAGATCAAATTACAGATGGCTATGTAACCACGCAATTTTATGGTGCTGATAAAAAACCAGGGGAGGAAAAATATATTGGGGGAACTCAAGATAATGGCACTTGGGTTTCATCTGGAACCACTGTTGACGAAACCAATGCGTATAACTTTGTAATTGGTGGAGATGGCTTTGAAGTTTTATGGCATCCAATTGATACTGATTTAGTTTTAGGCAGTATTTACAATAACCAGATAAGGAAATCTACAAATGGAGGTCAGTCTTTTTCTCCATCTGCAAGTGGGATTACTTCAAATGACGGCCCATTTATTACCAGATTAGCTGGTTCAGTCGATTCGCCAAACACCGTCTATGCGATTGGTGCTGAAGGAGTTTATAAAAGTACTGATTTTGGTAGCACATGGACGATGAAGACAATTGATCAGACTGGCTGGGGTGGAAATGCAAGTGCAAGTGACGTGGAGGTCTCAAAAGCCAACAGTGATATTGTTTGGGCCGGTGCTGGAATGATTGATACAAATACCAAATATAATTTCTTTGTTTCTACTGATGCTGGAGAAACTTATACTGCGGTTAATAATTACTCTCCACTGCCGAATACTTCTTCAACAGGTATTTATACCCACCCTACAGATGAGAATACTGCTTATGCATTGTTTAGTCGGGCTAATTTTCCTAAAATTTTAAAGACTACTGATTTAGGACAATCTTGGGAGGATATTTCAGGTTTTGAAGGTAATAATGGTGTTAGTGATCGTGGATTCCCAGATGTGTTTGTGCATAGCCTATTAGTAATGCCATTCGATACGGATATTATTTGGGCAGGAACTGAAATTGGTTTGTACGAATCGCTAGATGGAGGATTAAGTTGGAATATTAGGAATGATATCCCCGCTGTATCTATATGGTCAATGAAGATAGTGGATGATGAGGTAGTTTTAGGGACTCACGGAAGAGGTATTTGGACTGCTACTATTGAGGATTTGGCTGAGTATACCTTAACAGTTGCTTCTTTCGACTATTTAGGATTTGGAGAAGGAGAAATTAGTTTAAATCTTCCTGTCAGTTATGATCAAGTTAAGGTTTTAATAAATGGTGAAGAGACTGCTTTAGTAGACAATCCTCAAGAAGGTGAAATAGATGTTCCAATTACTGATTTTAATCAGTTTTCAGGAGCAGAAATTCAAATTATTGGGGTGATTCAAGGAAATGAATTTCCATCCAATAAATTCCCTATTGAAGCAATAAATGTAGCTCCTGAGATTTTGAATTTTGAAACTTCTAAAGAGGGTGCCGTATATCCAGTAACTATTGAATTAGAAAACAATGAATTTTTTGATAGAGTAGAGGTACTGTTTGATGATCAACTAGTTCATACCGACCAACAAAACTTAACAAGAAATGATGCAAAGCGTATTATTCAATTTGATTATGAGGATCAAGGAGAGTTTCAATTAAAAATAAAAGCTTTTCTAAATGGAAGTGAGTTTGTTTCACTAGCAAATTTAAATGTTGTGACATCAAATATACGTTCAGAAGATAATGCCATTAAGGTTTATCCTAACCCAACAGCTAGCTATTTAAATATATCATCTAATACAATTGCAGTTGATGTAATTAAAATATACAATAGCAAAGGTGTTCAAGTAAATAAGATCGATGTAAACACCAATGCTAAAAATACTCAGCTTGATTTATCTTTACTGAACCAAGGTGTTTACTTGATCCAAATAGTTGGTCAAGATGGTAAAATGCTCACTAAAAGAATTATTAAAGAATAA
- a CDS encoding Calx-beta domain-containing protein, with protein sequence MKKLNSIFLIALFMLSLGFVACDTEEEQISFKPGSDLLISGPDEFLTYEPSSFNVEGFTVDETYTWTVSGDGQASLEVVPDREGEFVSVMAEDAGNYTVSVSNDNGLDGSFAFTISTVNEFLGVGVDTLNLSENQYNAGGDTLFLPVTISERNVFETTAEFSIVEGTAQEGVDFEVLNESNVLTFEEGETEAYVLVQLVDNTTADGTRDFRVELGDVLTTGPKSTAVENAPDSLEIGQSVFYIADDLKSVNLVVESDSIGTNTSGNFFLDVSLSAAINEDVTISYTVEDENGLPVVGADKTGGSVEIFAGETSSQIVLDIDESWVAEGAEPTVLNVELAAVSSGDGEVVLGDANTVSVTAAPAE encoded by the coding sequence ATGAAAAAATTAAATAGTATATTTTTAATTGCCTTGTTTATGTTGTCATTGGGTTTTGTAGCCTGTGACACAGAAGAAGAGCAAATTAGTTTTAAACCGGGTAGTGATCTGTTGATTTCTGGACCTGATGAGTTTTTGACATACGAACCTTCTTCATTTAATGTTGAAGGATTTACAGTCGATGAGACCTACACTTGGACTGTTTCGGGTGATGGTCAGGCCTCTCTAGAGGTGGTGCCAGATAGAGAAGGTGAATTCGTGAGTGTAATGGCTGAAGATGCTGGTAACTATACTGTTTCAGTTTCAAACGACAATGGTTTGGACGGATCATTTGCATTTACAATTTCTACAGTAAATGAATTCTTAGGTGTCGGTGTAGATACATTGAATCTATCAGAAAATCAATACAATGCAGGAGGAGACACTTTGTTTTTGCCAGTTACGATTTCTGAAAGAAATGTATTCGAAACTACAGCTGAATTTAGTATTGTGGAAGGAACAGCTCAGGAAGGTGTTGACTTTGAAGTGTTGAATGAATCAAACGTTTTAACTTTCGAAGAAGGAGAGACCGAAGCATATGTTTTGGTTCAATTGGTTGACAATACCACTGCTGATGGCACTAGAGATTTTAGAGTTGAATTAGGTGATGTTTTAACCACCGGTCCGAAATCAACAGCAGTTGAAAATGCTCCAGATTCTTTGGAAATTGGACAATCAGTATTTTATATTGCTGATGATTTAAAATCAGTAAATTTAGTTGTCGAGTCTGATTCTATAGGTACAAATACATCTGGAAACTTCTTTTTAGATGTTAGTTTAAGTGCTGCAATAAATGAAGATGTAACGATCTCCTATACTGTGGAGGATGAAAACGGATTACCTGTAGTGGGTGCCGATAAAACAGGAGGATCAGTGGAAATCTTTGCAGGTGAAACAAGTTCTCAAATCGTATTAGATATTGATGAATCTTGGGTTGCCGAAGGTGCAGAACCAACAGTGCTTAATGTAGAATTGGCAGCAGTTTCATCAGGCGATGGTGAGGTAGTATTGGGTGATGCTAATACAGTTTCTGTAACAGCCGCTCCAGCTGAGTAA